In one window of Rhodopseudomonas palustris HaA2 DNA:
- a CDS encoding ABC transporter permease, with product MAIDSLPESSIPITRPFGQRFEFLYSSPIIAAASICLALVVASAVFAPLLAPHDPMLLAPAQRLKPASAEFLLGTDAYGRDVLSRILYGGRISLMIGVGAAIVSIAIGLVIGLVSGFFKWIDAVMMRLMDGLMAIPSILLAIAVVSLSGASLATVLIAITIPEIPRVARLVRSVVLSAREEPYVEAAISLGSSLPKIMVRHLLPNTIAPLIVQGTYICASAILTEAILSFLGAGISPETPTWGNIMAEGRALFQIKPSLIFWPGVLLSIAILSVNLIGDAARDALDPRMKQREGAR from the coding sequence ATGGCCATCGATAGTCTCCCCGAATCCTCGATTCCGATCACCCGACCGTTCGGGCAGAGGTTCGAATTTCTGTACTCCAGCCCGATCATCGCCGCGGCCTCGATCTGCCTGGCGCTGGTCGTCGCCTCGGCGGTGTTCGCGCCGTTGCTGGCGCCGCACGATCCGATGCTGCTGGCGCCGGCGCAGCGGCTGAAGCCGGCGAGCGCCGAATTCCTGCTCGGCACCGACGCCTACGGCCGCGACGTGCTGTCGCGCATTCTCTACGGCGGCCGGATCTCGCTGATGATCGGCGTCGGCGCCGCGATCGTCAGTATCGCGATCGGCCTCGTCATCGGCCTGGTCTCCGGCTTCTTCAAATGGATCGACGCCGTGATGATGCGGCTGATGGACGGCCTGATGGCGATCCCGAGCATCCTGCTGGCGATCGCCGTGGTGTCGCTGTCGGGCGCTAGTCTGGCCACGGTGCTGATCGCGATCACCATCCCGGAAATCCCGCGCGTCGCCCGGCTGGTGCGCTCGGTGGTGCTGTCGGCGCGCGAGGAGCCTTATGTCGAGGCGGCGATTTCGCTCGGCTCCAGCCTGCCCAAGATCATGGTGAGGCATCTGTTGCCGAACACCATCGCGCCCCTGATCGTGCAGGGCACCTATATCTGCGCCTCCGCGATCCTGACCGAAGCGATCCTGTCGTTCCTCGGCGCCGGCATCAGCCCGGAGACGCCGACCTGGGGCAACATCATGGCCGAGGGCCGCGCGCTGTTCCAGATCAAGCCGTCGCTGATCTTCTGGCCCGGCGTGCTGCTGTCGATCGCGATCCTCAGCGTCAACCTGATCGGCGACGCCGCCCGCGACGCGCTCGATCCGCGGATGAAACAGCGGGAGGGCGCGCGATGA
- a CDS encoding ABC transporter substrate-binding protein, with protein MIETSHWLRSVAASKFALPALALAASLTLPAFADAKTIQAVMHSDLRVTDPGLTTAYITRDHGYMVYDTLLAMDSNFKVQPQMAEWKVSDDKLTYTFTLRDGLKWHDGKPVTAEDCVASLKRWGQKDGMGQKLMDFTASLEATDAKTITLKLKEPYGLVLESIGKPSSLVPFMMPKRLAETSPDKAIPEQIGSGPFKFVAAEFQPGVKAVYVKNTDYVPRKEAPSWTSGGKVVKVDRVEWITMPDAQTAVNALQSGDIDFIEAPSFDMLPVLKADKELTIQTLSPLGFQTLGRMNFLYPPFDNLKVRRAAFLALSQKPVLDALVGNPDYYIVCGAVFGCGTPLASDVGSESLVKGNGMAEAKKLLAESGYDGTPIALMAPGDVVSLKAQPIVAAQLLREAGFKVDVQATDWQTVVTRRASQKPPAEGGWNMFFTNWAGPDILNPIANVSTGGRGKNGGWFGWPEDAKIEELRDKFARSTSPEEQKKLAAEIQKEVYDKVIYIPLGQYKSPSVWRKDLTGVLTGPATPVFWNIDKKE; from the coding sequence ATGATCGAAACGTCGCATTGGCTGCGTTCAGTAGCTGCGTCGAAATTCGCGCTGCCGGCGCTGGCGCTCGCAGCTTCGCTGACACTGCCCGCGTTTGCCGATGCCAAGACCATTCAAGCGGTGATGCATTCCGATCTGCGCGTCACCGATCCCGGTCTGACGACCGCCTACATCACGCGTGACCATGGCTACATGGTTTACGACACGTTGCTGGCGATGGACTCCAACTTCAAAGTCCAGCCGCAGATGGCGGAGTGGAAGGTCTCCGACGACAAGCTGACCTACACGTTCACGTTGCGCGACGGCCTGAAATGGCACGACGGCAAGCCGGTCACCGCCGAGGATTGCGTCGCGTCGCTGAAGCGCTGGGGCCAGAAGGACGGCATGGGCCAGAAGCTGATGGACTTCACGGCCAGCCTTGAGGCTACCGATGCCAAGACCATCACGCTGAAGCTGAAGGAGCCCTACGGCCTGGTGCTCGAATCGATCGGCAAGCCGTCTTCGCTGGTGCCGTTCATGATGCCGAAGCGTCTGGCCGAAACCTCGCCCGACAAGGCGATCCCCGAGCAGATCGGGTCCGGTCCGTTCAAGTTCGTCGCGGCCGAATTCCAGCCGGGCGTCAAGGCGGTGTACGTCAAGAACACCGACTACGTGCCGCGCAAGGAGGCGCCGAGCTGGACCTCGGGCGGCAAGGTCGTGAAGGTCGACCGTGTCGAATGGATCACCATGCCGGATGCGCAGACCGCGGTGAACGCGCTGCAGTCCGGCGACATCGATTTCATCGAGGCCCCGTCCTTCGACATGCTGCCGGTGCTGAAGGCCGACAAGGAGCTGACGATTCAGACGCTCAGTCCGCTCGGCTTCCAGACGCTCGGCCGGATGAACTTCCTGTATCCGCCGTTCGACAACCTCAAGGTCCGCCGCGCCGCGTTCCTGGCGTTGAGCCAGAAGCCGGTGCTCGACGCGCTGGTCGGCAATCCCGATTACTACATCGTCTGCGGTGCCGTGTTCGGTTGCGGCACACCCTTGGCCTCCGACGTCGGCTCCGAGTCCCTGGTGAAGGGCAACGGCATGGCCGAGGCCAAGAAGCTGCTCGCCGAGTCCGGCTATGACGGCACCCCGATCGCGCTGATGGCGCCGGGCGACGTGGTCTCGCTCAAGGCCCAGCCGATCGTTGCGGCGCAACTCCTGCGCGAGGCCGGCTTCAAGGTCGACGTTCAGGCCACCGACTGGCAGACAGTGGTGACGCGGCGCGCCAGCCAGAAGCCGCCCGCGGAAGGCGGCTGGAACATGTTCTTCACCAATTGGGCCGGCCCGGACATTCTCAACCCGATCGCCAACGTCTCGACCGGCGGCCGGGGCAAGAACGGCGGCTGGTTCGGCTGGCCGGAGGACGCCAAGATCGAAGAGCTGCGCGACAAGTTCGCCCGCTCGACCTCGCCGGAGGAGCAGAAGAAGCTCGCCGCGGAGATCCAGAAGGAGGTCTACGACAAGGTGATCTACATCCCGCTCGGGCAATACAAGTCGCCGAGCGTGTGGCGGAAGGATCTGACCGGCGTGCTCACCGGCCCGGCGACCCCGGTGTTCTGGAACATCGACAAGAAGGAGTAG
- a CDS encoding ABC transporter ATP-binding protein, whose protein sequence is MTDNVLEIDNLVVRLGKSGDGDKVIDGISLAVRPGETMCLVGESGSGKSVTSLATMGLLPKGVLHATGGEIRLAGENVLAASERRLRQLRASRMAMIFQEPMTALNPVVPVGKQIDEVLRFHTDLGARARRQRILDMMQQVRLPEVERIFASYPHRLSGGQRQRIMIAMALVLEPKLLIADEPTTALDVTTQKQILTLIRELQQAHGTAVLFITHDMGVVAEIADRVAVMRHGRLVETGKLDAVLRTPTMDYTRNLLSAVPSLVPRAPREATRLPVVLEANELGKVYRERSFLGGRREVVAAKDVTLTLHKGRTLGIVGESGSGKSTVARCIVRLIDPTSGGIRLAGREISDLSRRLLRPHRKKIQIIFQDPYRSLNPRVSVGESIAEGPINYGVSRADAMAKARQLLELVHLPADAISRYPHQFSGGQRQRIAIARALALDPDVLVADEAVSALDVSVQAQVLDLLDEIQTRLGIALLFITHDLRVAAQICDDVAVMEKGVVVEQGPAAEVLTNPKQAYTRQLLEAAPGRGWDFANFRPVSEAPQAVVN, encoded by the coding sequence ATGACCGACAACGTTCTCGAAATCGACAATCTGGTCGTCCGGCTCGGCAAGAGCGGCGACGGTGACAAGGTGATCGACGGCATCTCGCTGGCGGTGCGGCCCGGCGAGACGATGTGCCTGGTCGGCGAAAGCGGCTCCGGCAAATCGGTGACGTCGCTGGCCACCATGGGGCTACTGCCGAAGGGCGTGCTGCACGCCACCGGCGGCGAGATCCGGCTCGCCGGCGAGAACGTGCTCGCCGCCAGCGAGCGGCGGCTGCGCCAGTTGCGCGCCTCCAGGATGGCGATGATCTTTCAGGAGCCGATGACCGCGCTCAATCCGGTTGTGCCGGTCGGCAAGCAGATCGACGAGGTGCTGCGCTTCCACACCGATCTCGGCGCCCGCGCGCGCCGGCAGCGCATCCTCGACATGATGCAGCAGGTCCGCCTGCCGGAGGTCGAGCGGATCTTCGCGTCCTATCCGCACCGCCTCTCCGGCGGCCAGCGCCAGCGCATCATGATCGCGATGGCGCTGGTGCTCGAACCCAAATTGCTGATCGCCGACGAGCCGACCACCGCACTCGACGTCACCACCCAGAAGCAGATCCTGACGCTGATCCGCGAATTGCAGCAGGCGCACGGCACCGCGGTGCTGTTCATCACCCACGACATGGGCGTAGTCGCCGAGATCGCCGACCGCGTCGCGGTGATGCGCCACGGCCGGCTGGTCGAGACCGGCAAGCTCGACGCCGTGCTGCGGACGCCGACCATGGACTACACCCGCAATTTGCTGTCGGCGGTGCCGAGCCTGGTGCCGCGGGCGCCGCGCGAGGCCACAAGGCTGCCGGTGGTGCTCGAAGCCAATGAACTCGGCAAGGTGTATCGCGAGCGTTCCTTCCTCGGCGGTCGGCGCGAAGTCGTCGCGGCCAAGGACGTGACGCTGACGCTGCACAAGGGCCGCACGCTCGGCATCGTCGGCGAAAGCGGCTCCGGCAAATCCACCGTGGCGCGCTGCATCGTTCGGCTGATCGATCCGACCTCGGGGGGCATCCGCCTCGCCGGCCGCGAGATCTCCGATCTGTCGCGCCGGCTGCTGCGGCCGCACCGCAAGAAGATCCAGATCATCTTCCAGGACCCGTATCGCTCGCTCAATCCGCGCGTCAGCGTCGGCGAGAGCATAGCCGAGGGGCCGATCAATTACGGCGTGTCGCGCGCCGACGCGATGGCCAAGGCGCGGCAATTGCTCGAACTGGTGCATCTGCCGGCCGACGCGATCTCGCGCTATCCGCACCAGTTCTCCGGCGGCCAACGCCAGCGCATCGCGATCGCCCGCGCGCTGGCGCTCGATCCCGACGTGCTGGTGGCCGACGAGGCGGTGTCGGCGCTCGACGTCTCGGTGCAGGCCCAGGTGCTCGACCTGCTCGACGAGATCCAGACCCGGCTCGGCATTGCGCTGCTGTTCATCACCCACGATCTGCGCGTCGCCGCCCAAATCTGCGACGACGTCGCGGTGATGGAGAAGGGCGTCGTCGTCGAGCAGGGCCCGGCCGCCGAGGTGCTGACCAATCCGAAGCAGGCCTATACGCGGCAATTGCTCGAAGCCGCGCCCGGCCGCGGCTGGGATTTCGCCAATTTCCGCCCCGTGAGCGAGGCGCCGCAGGCGGTGGTGAACTAA
- a CDS encoding ABC transporter permease — MLGYLIRRILAAIPVMGVVALVVFLLLRLTPGDPAAILAGDNASPEQLARIRASLGLNEPLYIQFVTWVGKLLHGDLGVSLISQVPVLKMIGQRIEPTLSVAIATIILSIVVAVPLGVVAAWKHGTWVDRFVMGLSVIGFSVPVFVIGYVLIQIFAIELRWFPVQGFRTMARGFGPYFERLVLPTLTLSFIYIALIARMTRAAMLDVLGEDYVRTARAKGITESRVLLRHALRNAAVPVITVIGTGFALLISGVVVTESVFNLPGIGRLTVDAVLARDYPVIQGMILLTSGIYVAVNLLIDVAYTLLDPRIRY; from the coding sequence ATGCTCGGCTATCTGATCCGCCGCATTCTCGCAGCGATTCCGGTGATGGGCGTGGTTGCGCTCGTCGTCTTCCTGCTGCTGCGGCTGACGCCGGGCGATCCGGCCGCGATCCTCGCCGGCGACAACGCCTCGCCCGAACAACTCGCGCGCATCCGCGCGTCGCTCGGCCTCAACGAACCGCTGTACATCCAGTTCGTCACCTGGGTCGGCAAGCTGCTGCACGGCGATCTCGGCGTCTCGCTGATTTCGCAGGTGCCGGTGCTGAAGATGATCGGCCAGCGGATCGAGCCGACGCTGAGCGTCGCGATCGCCACCATCATCCTGTCGATCGTGGTCGCGGTGCCGCTCGGCGTCGTCGCCGCGTGGAAGCATGGCACCTGGGTCGACCGCTTCGTGATGGGACTGTCGGTGATCGGCTTCTCGGTGCCGGTGTTCGTGATCGGCTATGTGCTGATCCAGATCTTCGCCATCGAGCTGCGCTGGTTTCCGGTGCAGGGCTTCCGCACCATGGCGCGCGGCTTCGGGCCGTATTTCGAGCGGCTGGTGCTGCCGACGCTGACGCTGTCGTTCATCTATATCGCGCTGATCGCGCGGATGACCCGCGCGGCGATGCTCGACGTGCTCGGCGAGGACTATGTCCGCACCGCGCGCGCCAAGGGCATCACCGAAAGCCGCGTGCTGCTGCGCCACGCATTGCGCAACGCCGCGGTGCCGGTGATCACCGTGATCGGCACCGGCTTCGCGCTGCTGATTTCCGGCGTCGTCGTCACCGAGAGCGTGTTCAACCTGCCCGGCATCGGCCGCCTCACCGTGGACGCGGTGCTGGCGCGCGACTATCCCGTCATTCAAGGCATGATCCTGCTGACCTCGGGCATCTATGTCGCCGTCAACCTGCTGATCGACGTGGCCTACACGCTGCTCGACCCGCGGATCAGATATTAG
- a CDS encoding M20/M25/M40 family metallo-hydrolase: MNPANLPFDSEAMLQGLRAWVECESPTWDKAAVERMLDLAARDMAVMGASIERIAGRQGFAGCVRARFPHPRQGEPGILIAGHLDTVHPVGTIEKLQWRRDGNKCYGPGIFDMKGGNYLTLEAIRQLARASFTTPLPVTVLFTPDEEVGTPSTRDIIEAEAARNKYVLVPEPGRPDNGVVTGRYAIARFNLTATGKPSHAGATLSSGRSAIREMARQILAIDAMTTEDCTFSVGIVHGGQWVNCVATTCTGEALSMAKRQADLDRGVERMLALSGTSNDVGFEVTRGVTRPVWEPDAGTMALYQKAAAIADQLGLKLPHGSAGGGSDGNFTGAMGIPTLDGLGVRGADAHTLNEHIEVDSLAERGRLMAGLLATLA, from the coding sequence ATGAACCCAGCAAATCTGCCGTTTGATTCCGAAGCCATGCTGCAAGGCCTGCGCGCCTGGGTCGAGTGCGAAAGCCCGACCTGGGACAAAGCCGCCGTCGAGCGCATGCTCGACCTCGCCGCGCGCGACATGGCGGTGATGGGTGCGTCGATCGAACGCATCGCCGGACGGCAGGGCTTCGCCGGCTGTGTTCGCGCACGCTTTCCGCACCCGCGGCAGGGCGAGCCCGGCATCCTGATCGCCGGCCATCTCGACACCGTGCATCCGGTCGGCACGATCGAGAAACTGCAATGGCGCCGCGACGGCAACAAATGCTACGGCCCGGGCATCTTCGACATGAAGGGCGGCAACTATCTGACGCTCGAAGCCATCCGCCAGCTCGCGCGCGCGTCGTTCACGACGCCGCTGCCGGTCACCGTGCTGTTCACGCCGGACGAGGAAGTCGGCACGCCCTCGACCCGGGACATCATCGAGGCGGAGGCCGCCCGCAACAAATACGTGCTGGTGCCGGAGCCCGGCCGCCCCGACAACGGCGTCGTCACCGGCCGCTACGCGATCGCGCGATTCAATCTGACGGCGACCGGCAAGCCCAGCCACGCCGGCGCGACGCTGTCCTCGGGACGTTCCGCGATCCGGGAAATGGCGCGGCAGATATTGGCGATCGACGCGATGACGACGGAGGACTGCACGTTCAGCGTCGGCATCGTGCACGGCGGACAATGGGTCAATTGCGTCGCCACCACCTGCACCGGCGAGGCGCTCAGCATGGCGAAGCGGCAGGCCGATCTCGACCGCGGCGTCGAACGGATGCTGGCGCTGTCCGGCACCAGCAACGACGTCGGCTTCGAAGTGACGCGCGGCGTGACGCGGCCGGTCTGGGAGCCCGACGCCGGCACCATGGCGCTGTACCAGAAGGCGGCCGCGATCGCCGACCAGCTCGGGCTGAAGCTGCCGCACGGCAGCGCCGGCGGCGGTTCCGACGGCAACTTCACCGGCGCGATGGGGATCCCGACTCTCGACGGCCTCGGCGTGCGTGGCGCCGACGCCCACACGCTGAACGAGCATATCGAAGTCGATAGTCTGGCGGAACGCGGGCGCCTGATGGCCGGGCTGCTCGCGACTCTCGCATGA